AAGAACACTATATGCTCGTCACATTACTGTTAGCCACAATCCCGGCCGGGGTGGCCGGGGTCCTGCTTAAGGACATAGTGGCCACCAACCTGAGAAAACCCTATCTGATAGCAGTAAGTCTTGTAATCTTCGGTCTTTACATGCTTGCTTCAGAGAGAAAGCGGGGACAGGGTACGATGAAGGACATAAAGATAAAGGATGCCCTCCTTGTGGGAATTGCACAGGCCGTTGCGCTCTTCCCCGGTGTATCGAGGTCGGGTATAACAATATCCACAGCCCTCTTTCTTGGGATCGACAGGAGTGATTCCGCAAGATTTTCATTTCTTCTCTCTATACCCGTTGTTGCAGGGGCGTCACTCCTCGAATTAACCCATATCATCAAGGCAGGTTCAGACTATAATCTTCCGGTGTTCCTATCCGGATTTATAGCCTCAGCCGTTACAGGATTTCTTACTATAAAATTTCTCCTGTGGTTCTTCAGAAGGTTCTCTCTCAGGGCCTTTGTTTACTACAGATTCACCCTTGCTGTTATAATACTATTGACGTACCTGATGTGATTACCATGGCACAGAAC
This bacterium BMS3Abin08 DNA region includes the following protein-coding sequences:
- the uppP gene encoding undecaprenyl-diphosphatase — protein: MLEAIILGIVQGLTEFIPVSSTAHLILIPKLLGWGGTVNSLSFDIALHGGTLLALLIYFRKDIISFLTKEHYMLVTLLLATIPAGVAGVLLKDIVATNLRKPYLIAVSLVIFGLYMLASERKRGQGTMKDIKIKDALLVGIAQAVALFPGVSRSGITISTALFLGIDRSDSARFSFLLSIPVVAGASLLELTHIIKAGSDYNLPVFLSGFIASAVTGFLTIKFLLWFFRRFSLRAFVYYRFTLAVIILLTYLM